Proteins from a genomic interval of Bradyrhizobium sp. CCBAU 53340:
- the cycA gene encoding cytochrome c-550 CycA, translating into MKKLTFGALIALAMMAAASSAMAQDAAAGKTSFNKCLACHAIGEGAKNKVGPELNGLDGRKSGTAPDYNYSDANKNSGITWNEAQFKEYIKDPKAKIPGTKMAFAGIKNETEVNNLWTYVSQFDKDGKVKQ; encoded by the coding sequence ATGAAAAAATTGACTTTCGGCGCGCTGATTGCCCTCGCCATGATGGCCGCAGCCTCCTCCGCAATGGCGCAGGACGCCGCCGCGGGCAAGACGTCGTTCAACAAGTGCCTGGCCTGCCACGCGATCGGCGAAGGCGCCAAGAATAAGGTTGGCCCCGAGCTCAACGGTCTGGACGGCCGCAAGTCCGGGACCGCGCCGGACTACAATTATTCCGATGCGAACAAGAATTCCGGCATCACCTGGAACGAGGCGCAGTTCAAGGAATACATCAAGGACCCGAAGGCCAAGATCCCCGGCACCAAGATGGCGTTCGCCGGCATCAAGAACGAGACCGAGGTCAACAACCTCTGGACCTATGTCTCCCAGTTCGACAAGGACGGGAAGGTCAAGCAGTAA